One Fontisphaera persica DNA window includes the following coding sequences:
- the pstC gene encoding phosphate ABC transporter permease subunit PstC, giving the protein MEASARATAQRRPTRPAWAIYGEKALEWVIRVAGVSAIIFVLAIFFFVFREAAPILVSKDFSLTEFLFSTEWYPTSAVNVRYGTLALTVGTFSVTILAMVIAVPFGLGGAIFVSEFCGPKTREALKIIIELLAAIPSVVWGFIGLTVMSKIIMKLTGAPVGVNMLNGAIILALMSVPIIVSIGEDALKAVPDSYREAGLALGATQWQLVYRVLIPAAKNGLLAAVLLGVGRAVGETMAVLMATGHAVHIPTSILDSVRTLTANIAAELGEAPAGSPHYRVLFLTGVLLFSITFVVNLAADLVVRGIRKKG; this is encoded by the coding sequence ATGGAAGCATCAGCCCGTGCAACGGCTCAGCGGCGTCCGACTCGTCCCGCGTGGGCCATTTATGGTGAGAAAGCGCTGGAATGGGTCATCCGCGTGGCGGGGGTCAGCGCCATCATTTTCGTGCTGGCCATCTTTTTCTTTGTATTCCGGGAGGCGGCGCCCATCCTGGTCAGCAAAGACTTCAGCCTGACCGAGTTCTTGTTCAGCACGGAATGGTATCCCACCTCGGCGGTGAATGTGCGTTACGGCACGCTTGCGCTGACGGTGGGAACCTTCAGTGTGACCATTCTGGCGATGGTCATCGCGGTGCCGTTTGGACTGGGCGGGGCGATTTTTGTCAGCGAGTTCTGCGGGCCTAAAACGAGGGAGGCGCTCAAGATTATCATTGAACTGCTGGCGGCGATTCCCAGCGTGGTCTGGGGATTCATTGGCCTGACGGTGATGAGCAAAATCATCATGAAACTGACCGGGGCGCCGGTGGGGGTCAACATGCTCAACGGGGCCATCATTCTGGCGCTGATGAGTGTGCCCATTATTGTTTCCATTGGTGAGGACGCGCTGAAGGCGGTGCCAGACAGTTACCGTGAGGCGGGTTTGGCGCTGGGGGCGACGCAGTGGCAACTGGTGTATCGGGTGCTGATTCCGGCCGCCAAAAACGGGTTGTTGGCAGCGGTGCTGCTGGGCGTAGGCCGGGCGGTGGGCGAGACCATGGCGGTGCTCATGGCGACGGGGCACGCGGTGCATATTCCCACCAGCATCCTGGATTCGGTGCGCACGCTGACCGCCAACATTGCGGCGGAACTGGGCGAGGCGCCGGCCGGGTCGCCGCACTACCGGGTGCTGTTTCTTACCGGGGTGTTGCTGTTCAGCATTACTTTCGTCGTCAACCTGGCCGCGGACCTGGTCGTGCGCGGCATTCGCAAGAAAGGCTGA
- the phoU gene encoding phosphate signaling complex protein PhoU, whose product MPSHYEETLQRDIERIRGKVNQMAGLVEQALRDGLKALQENNRQLAYLVILRDQSVDDLEREVDRLCLEFLVRQQPAAGHLRFAYVTIKINQELERIGDYAESIARQMLKLAPLKLDFVMPRLAEIANLAIPMVHDAVAAFLDQNVELARKTLEAEASVNALRDQLIQEINRWLSDKRIPLEALHPLSTIVRRYERVSDQSKNICEEVIYMVTGEYAKHKTSEIFRVLFVDEDNACLSRMAEGVGMALRQDKFLFSSAGLNPQPISEATARFFAEKNLPIVRQTPVSLAHVPNLEYYQVVVTFTPQARAALSRLPAKVVVFEWLLDNPAKAAGSEAEVRAAYEAAYQYVDVHVRDLMQAILGHEISSGTEAKPV is encoded by the coding sequence ATGCCAAGTCATTATGAAGAGACCTTGCAACGGGATATTGAACGTATCCGTGGCAAGGTCAACCAGATGGCCGGTCTGGTGGAACAAGCCCTGCGGGATGGTTTGAAGGCCCTGCAGGAGAACAACCGTCAACTGGCATACCTTGTCATCCTTCGCGACCAATCCGTGGATGATCTGGAGCGGGAAGTGGACCGGCTGTGTCTGGAATTTCTGGTGCGCCAACAGCCGGCAGCCGGCCATTTGCGGTTTGCCTATGTGACCATCAAAATTAATCAGGAGCTGGAGCGGATTGGGGATTATGCCGAGAGCATTGCCCGGCAGATGCTCAAACTGGCGCCGTTAAAACTGGATTTTGTGATGCCGCGCCTGGCGGAGATTGCCAATCTGGCCATTCCCATGGTGCACGACGCAGTGGCGGCGTTTCTGGACCAAAACGTGGAATTGGCCCGCAAAACGCTGGAGGCCGAAGCCAGCGTCAATGCCTTGCGTGATCAATTGATTCAGGAAATCAACCGGTGGCTTTCCGACAAGCGCATTCCACTGGAGGCGCTGCATCCGCTGAGCACCATTGTGCGGCGTTACGAACGGGTATCGGACCAAAGCAAAAATATCTGCGAAGAAGTCATTTACATGGTGACCGGCGAGTACGCCAAGCATAAGACCAGCGAAATTTTCCGGGTGCTATTCGTGGATGAGGACAATGCCTGCCTGAGCCGCATGGCGGAAGGGGTAGGGATGGCCTTGCGGCAGGATAAATTCCTATTTTCCAGCGCCGGGTTGAATCCGCAGCCCATTTCCGAAGCGACCGCGCGCTTTTTTGCCGAGAAAAACCTGCCCATCGTGCGCCAGACGCCGGTGTCCTTGGCGCATGTGCCGAATCTCGAATACTACCAGGTGGTGGTGACTTTTACCCCGCAAGCCCGGGCGGCATTGAGCCGTTTGCCGGCCAAGGTGGTGGTGTTTGAGTGGTTGTTGGACAACCCGGCCAAAGCCGCAGGGTCAGAAGCGGAGGTGCGGGCGGCCTACGAAGCGGCCTATCAATATGTGGATGTGCACGTGCGCGATTTGATGCAGGCCATCCTGGGCCATGAGATTTCTTCCGGGACGGAAGCGAAACCGGTGTGA
- the pstA gene encoding phosphate ABC transporter permease PstA has product MADTTANLKSDAKAAPAPLAVDQLFTETPLVREKLRRQKIAKVIFGAMSVGMILPLLLIIGYLVERAWPSLSLEFLLDVPRAGMTEGGIWSALVGTIYLVIISLAVSAPIGIMAAIYLNEYAKDNWFNRIINLAVINLAGVPSIVHALFGLGAFVYAAQMGLSIMAASLTLAIMTLPVIIASTREALASVPMAFREACWNVGATRWQTIKSIVLPNSISGILTGVILQVSRAAGETAPIMFTGVAFYKAVERGTLFPYYLNEQCMALSMHLYTLSTQVPDVKESMQFATAVVLLGAVLLVNATAIVLRVYLRSRKKW; this is encoded by the coding sequence ATGGCTGACACAACTGCCAATCTCAAATCGGATGCAAAAGCGGCGCCCGCGCCATTGGCGGTGGACCAACTTTTCACCGAGACACCCCTGGTGCGGGAGAAGCTGCGCAGGCAGAAGATTGCCAAGGTCATTTTTGGCGCCATGTCGGTGGGCATGATTCTGCCCCTGCTGCTGATTATTGGGTACCTGGTGGAGCGGGCCTGGCCGTCGTTGAGCCTGGAGTTTTTGTTGGATGTGCCGCGGGCAGGGATGACCGAGGGCGGCATCTGGTCAGCGCTGGTGGGCACGATTTATCTGGTCATCATCTCGCTGGCGGTATCGGCGCCCATCGGCATCATGGCGGCCATTTACCTGAATGAGTACGCGAAAGACAACTGGTTCAACCGCATCATCAACCTGGCGGTCATCAATCTGGCCGGGGTGCCGAGCATTGTGCATGCGCTTTTTGGGCTGGGCGCTTTTGTGTACGCGGCGCAGATGGGGCTTTCCATCATGGCGGCGTCGCTGACGCTGGCCATCATGACGCTGCCGGTGATTATTGCCAGCACCCGCGAGGCGCTGGCGTCGGTGCCCATGGCGTTTCGCGAGGCCTGCTGGAACGTGGGCGCCACCCGCTGGCAGACAATCAAGTCCATTGTGCTGCCCAACTCGATTAGCGGCATTTTGACCGGCGTGATTTTGCAGGTCAGCCGCGCGGCAGGCGAGACGGCGCCCATCATGTTCACGGGGGTGGCCTTCTACAAGGCAGTGGAGCGGGGCACCTTGTTTCCCTATTACCTCAACGAGCAGTGCATGGCGCTGTCCATGCACCTGTACACCTTGTCCACGCAGGTGCCGGACGTGAAGGAGTCCATGCAATTCGCCACTGCGGTGGTGTTGCTGGGAGCGGTGTTGCTGGTCAACGCCACCGCCATTGTCCTGCGGGTCTATTTGCGTTCGCGGAAAAAATGGTAA
- a CDS encoding phosphate ABC transporter substrate-binding protein, with protein sequence MKYINLKAGVVSALLGVAVAAFWGTGCKPSGSGGSGSGGGRATIIQNRGSDTMVNLAQAWAEAYSKAHPEVKVEVGGGGSGVGLAALIRGTVDIANSSRDIKPSEVEQMKKNTGKEPKEFTVGYDALAIFVHRNNPLDNITTEQLAQIYMEGGKITKWSQLGVTLPGGGDDIVRVSRQSSSGTYEFFREHVLKNKDFKLGSRDMNGSKEVVELVGNTPTAIGYSGMGYATDKVKMLKVDGVPPTVETTMNRTYPIARALHLYTLGEPTGAVKDYIEWILSEPGQTLVQKTGYVPIPKDKWHKKP encoded by the coding sequence ATGAAATATATCAACCTCAAAGCAGGCGTGGTGAGTGCATTGCTGGGCGTGGCTGTAGCTGCGTTCTGGGGCACGGGTTGCAAACCGTCGGGTTCGGGGGGCAGCGGGAGCGGCGGCGGGCGCGCCACCATTATTCAAAACCGTGGCTCGGATACGATGGTGAATCTGGCCCAAGCCTGGGCGGAGGCATACAGCAAAGCCCATCCTGAGGTGAAGGTGGAAGTCGGGGGCGGTGGTTCGGGGGTGGGCCTTGCCGCGCTCATCAGGGGGACGGTGGACATCGCCAATTCCAGCCGGGACATCAAACCGTCGGAAGTTGAACAAATGAAGAAGAACACCGGCAAGGAGCCCAAGGAGTTTACCGTGGGCTATGATGCGCTGGCGATTTTTGTGCATCGCAACAATCCCCTGGACAACATCACCACCGAGCAACTGGCGCAGATTTACATGGAGGGGGGGAAGATTACCAAGTGGTCGCAATTGGGAGTGACCCTGCCGGGCGGCGGCGATGACATCGTGCGGGTGAGCCGCCAGTCCAGCTCGGGCACGTACGAGTTTTTCCGCGAGCACGTTCTTAAAAACAAAGATTTCAAACTGGGGTCCCGGGATATGAATGGCTCGAAGGAGGTGGTGGAGCTGGTGGGCAATACACCGACGGCCATTGGTTACAGCGGCATGGGGTATGCCACCGACAAGGTGAAAATGCTCAAGGTGGACGGGGTGCCGCCGACGGTGGAAACGACGATGAACCGCACCTATCCGATTGCCCGTGCCCTGCATTTATACACCTTGGGCGAGCCTACGGGCGCGGTGAAAGATTATATCGAGTGGATTCTGAGTGAGCCAGGACAGACCCTGGTGCAAAAGACGGGCTATGTGCCCATCCCCAAGGATAAATGGCATAAGAAACCTTAA